The Negativicutes bacterium genomic interval ATCTTCATTTCTAAAATTGCCTTCAGACCAGATAGTATAAGATACTGCTGCTGACCAAATTCAATCAATTACTGCGCGTTGAAGATCGACTGAATGGCGGTGAAGATCCCGGCAAAGCCGCATTCTACATTGCATGAGCTTGCCGCGGATCGCTATCAGCCAATGAACTTGTTGGTCTATGATGTGAAAGAAGACAAAATGAGAACCACCTCAGCAGAAACTACTGAGTCGGTTCTCATTTTGTCTTGGCATACAGGTAGAACAGTGCGTCTTTTGCCGGCAAACACTGCAAATTGCCGGCCTATTCTGTGCTGATTTCATCACTGCCTAATTCGTCTTCACCACTGTCGAAGCAGACCGGCATCGTAAAGGTGAAGCAACAACCACCCAAAGGATCGTTATTGACACTGATTTTTTCTCCATGCGCTTCAATCAGGGAACGCACGATGGAAAGACCAAGACCGGTGCCTTCTTTGCTGCGGGAATGATCTGCTTTGTAGAATCTATCCCAGATATAAGGCAGGTCTTCAGCGGCAATACCGGGACCGCTGTCCTGAATCGTGATTTCCATTTTCTGACCGACACTGACACCGATGATCTGAATTGTGCCGTTTGGAGGTGTGAATTTAGAGGCATTGGACATCAGGTTCATCAAAATCTGTTCCAGCCGGTCGGGATCCGCCCAAACGGCAGGTTCAGCCATGTCAAATCGCACCGTAAATAATTGACTTTCCTTGCCGGTAGCACTCTTGCATTGCATTGCCAGGCGGCTCAGTATGGGCAAGAGCGGCACACATTCGCGATGAAGTTTGATTTGACCGGATTCGATAAAAGAAAGCTCCAATAAGTCCTGAATCAGCTTGGTAAGACGGATTGTTTCTTTGTGAATGATATTCAAGTAACGCGGTGAGGATTCCAGGGGAATCGTTTCGTCCAGGATCCCTTCGACAAAACCACGGATGGAGGTCAGCGGTGTGCGCAACTCGTGGGAGACATTGGCGACAAACGCTTTCCGCTGCAATTCCAGTGTGTGCGCTTCCGTAATATCCTGCAGCACCGTTACATGTCCGGTAAAACGCCCCAGCCGGTCCAACACAGGCGAAACAGTAACAGCCACAAAACGTTCGTTGCTAAAAGACAGGATTTTTGTGACGATGCTGGTGGAATCTTCCGACATCATTTGATAGAGTTCTGCCGGCAGGTGCAAGGCACTTAGTTTTTTACCATTGGGGTTTTCGTCCAGAGGGATCGCCAGCAGCTGCTGGGCAGCCGGATTAAATAAAACAACGGTTTCGTTATTCTCAGTAGCGATGACGCCTTCCGTTAGTGAGCGAAGCAGGTTTTCCATCCGCCCTTTTTCGGTCAGCAAAGAATCGATACTTTTTTGCAGCGAGCGTGAAAGATTGTTAAAGCTCTCAATTAAGTCACCGATTTCATCATCTTCATCATAGGGAATTGTTATGGCGTAATTTCCGCGCGCCATCGACTGGGCGGCAACGGTCAACGCATAGAGCGGCTCGGCAATATGCCGGGAAAAAATATAGGCCAAGATTAAAGCAAGCACAAAACTGATCAGGACAATGATCAGAGCTTGTTTTTGAATGATGGCAGAAGAAGCGCCAATCACATCCAGCGGCGTTTCCAGATACAAAGTACCGACAATGGACATTTGCTCGGCAGTCAGCTGTCGAATCGGAAAAGCCAAGGTTAGGGCATAGGTGGCCAGACGCGGATTGTAACCTTGCCGGGAGAATTGGTTATTCTGCAATAAGTCGAATAATTCATCCTCAGCAATAAACTGACCCCGTACATTCGTTTCATAACCGGCGCTGGTGACCAGGATCTGACCGTTACAGTCGGTTAGAAAGACTTGCGCGCTGGAGAAATATTCGATGGTAGTGAGTATTTGCTGCATGGCATCAAAACTGATTCGTCCGCTGAAAAAAATACTGATTGATGGGATAATCAGACGAGCTTCTTCCTCCAAACGGCTGCGGGCATTCTCTGTGAGGTAATTCGATAATTGACTCGGCAGAAAAATACCCAAAGAAAAAACCGTGACAAGGGCAACTAAAACAAAGCTGACAAAGAGCTTTTTGAATAAACTGCGGATATGCAGTTTTTTCACGCTTCGCTCACCTCAAACTTATAGCCAACACCCCAGACGGTCTTGATCAGCCATCCTTCCGGTTCGGCTATGTTCAATTTTTCTCTCAAACGCTTGACATGTACATCCACCGTCCGCGCATCGCCGAAATACTCATAACCCCAAACATTTTCCAGCAATTGCTCCCGACTATAAACGTGGTTCACATTTTTAGCCAAAAACCAGAGCAGCTCGGTTTCTTTTGGGGTGAGATTGACTGCAATGCCGTTGATTGTGATCAGACGCTGCGTCATGTTCATGTAGAGATTGCCAAAACTCATCTCTTCTTCCTGCTCGTTCATCTCAATTTTTTGGCTCCGGCGCATGACCGCCTTGATTCTAGCCATCAGTTCCTTTGTACTGAAAGGTTTGGTCACATAATCATCCGCTCCGATTTCCAAACCCGTCACTTTGTCGGGTTCTTCTCCCTTGGCGGTAATCATGATAATTGGTGTTGAGAGCGTTTTCCGGATTTCCCGGCAGACTTGCCAGCCGTCCTTCTTTGGCAGCATGATATCCAACAGAATCAAAGCAGGCTGCAATAATTTTGCTTTGGCGATCGCTTCGTCACCATCCGCGGCATGGTGACAATCGTAGCCTTCTTTTTCCAGATACAATTCCAACAGTTCACGAATATTGGGGTCGTCATCAACGATTAGAACGATACTTTTCATGAAATGCTCACCTCTTATATT includes:
- a CDS encoding response regulator transcription factor, with translation MKSIVLIVDDDPNIRELLELYLEKEGYDCHHAADGDEAIAKAKLLQPALILLDIMLPKKDGWQVCREIRKTLSTPIIMITAKGEEPDKVTGLEIGADDYVTKPFSTKELMARIKAVMRRSQKIEMNEQEEEMSFGNLYMNMTQRLITINGIAVNLTPKETELLWFLAKNVNHVYSREQLLENVWGYEYFGDARTVDVHVKRLREKLNIAEPEGWLIKTVWGVGYKFEVSEA
- a CDS encoding cell wall metabolism sensor histidine kinase WalK, with translation MKKLHIRSLFKKLFVSFVLVALVTVFSLGIFLPSQLSNYLTENARSRLEEEARLIIPSISIFFSGRISFDAMQQILTTIEYFSSAQVFLTDCNGQILVTSAGYETNVRGQFIAEDELFDLLQNNQFSRQGYNPRLATYALTLAFPIRQLTAEQMSIVGTLYLETPLDVIGASSAIIQKQALIIVLISFVLALILAYIFSRHIAEPLYALTVAAQSMARGNYAITIPYDEDDEIGDLIESFNNLSRSLQKSIDSLLTEKGRMENLLRSLTEGVIATENNETVVLFNPAAQQLLAIPLDENPNGKKLSALHLPAELYQMMSEDSTSIVTKILSFSNERFVAVTVSPVLDRLGRFTGHVTVLQDITEAHTLELQRKAFVANVSHELRTPLTSIRGFVEGILDETIPLESSPRYLNIIHKETIRLTKLIQDLLELSFIESGQIKLHRECVPLLPILSRLAMQCKSATGKESQLFTVRFDMAEPAVWADPDRLEQILMNLMSNASKFTPPNGTIQIIGVSVGQKMEITIQDSGPGIAAEDLPYIWDRFYKADHSRSKEGTGLGLSIVRSLIEAHGEKISVNNDPLGGCCFTFTMPVCFDSGEDELGSDEISTE